In the Populus trichocarpa isolate Nisqually-1 chromosome 1, P.trichocarpa_v4.1, whole genome shotgun sequence genome, GGTGCTTCCGAGGACCACGAGCACTACCGTGATTTATTCTCCGCCATGACCGGTATGATTTTGCAACATTGTTTTTTCCGACAGCTTCACCAGCAACCGAATGAACTGATACTGATGAGGTGAAAAGAACGAGGAAAAGAACAAGGTATTTGAGCATCGCCTTAACCAGCACCATCGTGTTCTCTTGGTTGATGCCTTTCTGGCCTGGGAAGGAGAGTGGGGTTGATAAAGAACCTCTAAAGGGATTATTAACTTTGCGTTGCTTGGAAGTTACATAGAAAATATCTGACCTTGCATTCCATACATACTGATTAGTTGTGGGGATTATCATGGTTTT is a window encoding:
- the LOC18094106 gene encoding uncharacterized protein LOC18094106 isoform X1, which encodes MIFEKEEVLEDGSGRVIEVVYALLHLSHAPGSLSTPLSFPGQKGINQENTMVLVKAMLKYLVLFLVLFTSSVSVHSVAGEAVGKNNVAKSYRSWRRINHGSARGPRKHLVNPTVEHPFEVPELPV
- the LOC18094106 gene encoding uncharacterized protein LOC18094106 isoform X2; protein product: MIFEKEEVLEDGSGRVIEVVYALLHLSHAPGQKGINQENTMVLVKAMLKYLVLFLVLFTSSVSVHSVAGEAVGKNNVAKSYRSWRRINHGSARGPRKHLVNPTVEHPFEVPELPV